A genome region from Sphingorhabdus sp. SMR4y includes the following:
- a CDS encoding bacterioferritin-associated ferredoxin, with amino-acid sequence MVVCVCNAIKEKDLRAAVRSGADRPSQVYAQLGRKPKCGQCLAFAQTIIKSEVATA; translated from the coding sequence ATGGTTGTTTGCGTCTGTAATGCGATTAAGGAAAAAGACCTGAGAGCCGCCGTGCGCAGCGGTGCCGACAGGCCTTCCCAGGTTTATGCCCAGCTGGGGCGCAAGCCGAAATGTGGACAATGCCTCGCCTTCGCGCAAACCATTATCAAGTCCGAAGTTGCGACCGCTTAG
- the bfr gene encoding bacterioferritin produces the protein MKGDTKVIEFLNEALKNELTAINQYWLHYRMLDNWGVTKLAEFERHESIDEMKHADKLAERIFFLDGLPNFQLLGRLKIGETVEEILKADLELEYEALPMLKNAIEHCESVRDYVSRDLFAEILESEEDHVDSLEQQFDMIERMGIENYIQLQSKPVE, from the coding sequence ATGAAGGGCGATACAAAAGTCATCGAGTTTCTCAACGAAGCGTTGAAAAACGAACTCACGGCCATCAACCAATACTGGCTGCACTATCGCATGCTCGACAATTGGGGCGTGACCAAATTGGCCGAATTCGAACGGCACGAATCGATCGACGAAATGAAGCACGCGGACAAATTGGCGGAGCGGATTTTCTTCCTCGATGGCCTGCCCAACTTCCAGCTACTGGGTCGACTGAAAATCGGAGAAACCGTGGAAGAAATCCTCAAGGCCGATCTGGAGCTGGAATATGAAGCGCTGCCGATGCTCAAAAATGCCATCGAGCATTGCGAGAGCGTGCGCGACTATGTCAGCCGCGACCTGTTCGCCGAAATTCTCGAGAGCGAGGAAGATCATGTCGATTCCCTCGAACAGCAGTTCGACATGATCGAACGGATGGGAATTGAAAATTATATCCAGCTGCAGTCCAAACCGGTCGAATAG
- a CDS encoding Hpt domain-containing protein has protein sequence MEPVESELIDWKVWADTRAALGPHFVRLLGYFQEDGFQSVDKIEEAMRANDPAAMVLAAHKLKGEALQLGGLKLGIAAETIEMTARACVEHHETPDELIELVVALRPMFEDTLAILGRGTSPLVQQRQPTGFGRRVG, from the coding sequence GTGGAGCCAGTCGAAAGCGAATTGATTGATTGGAAGGTCTGGGCCGATACCCGTGCGGCTCTGGGGCCTCATTTTGTCCGGCTGCTGGGCTATTTTCAGGAAGACGGCTTCCAGTCTGTCGACAAGATCGAAGAGGCGATGCGCGCCAATGATCCGGCGGCCATGGTGCTTGCGGCACACAAGCTGAAAGGCGAGGCGCTGCAACTGGGCGGACTGAAGCTCGGCATTGCGGCGGAAACAATCGAAATGACCGCCCGTGCGTGCGTCGAGCATCACGAGACGCCGGACGAGCTTATCGAGCTGGTGGTGGCGCTACGGCCGATGTTCGAGGATACTCTGGCGATATTGGGCAGGGGGACCAGTCCGCTGGTCCAGCAACGCCAGCCGACCGGCTTTGGTCGCCGGGTCGGCTGA
- the der gene encoding ribosome biogenesis GTPase Der, producing MLPNIAIIGRPNVGKSTLFNRLVGKKLALVDDTPGVTRDRREGAANLLGLEFNVIDTAGYEDEDPKSLPGRMRKQTELAVAGAELALFVIDGRAGLTPLDEEIARWLRSAKTPVVLLVNKAEGKAAEAGILESYSLGFGDPIPFSAEHGDGIADLFQAIQPYVENFKAAAAEEPTDESAPLKLAIVGRPNAGKSTLINKMLDEDRMITGPEAGITRDSITVDWVWHDDALTEEEKLDGIEPDRQVRLIDTAGMRKKAKVNDKLEKLAVADARHAVDFAEVVVLLLDATKGLEAQDLRIADHAIQEGRCLVIGINKWDVAEGPSKLFNGIRAALDDGLAQVRDVPLIAVSAFTGKGIDQLMKAAFKARRIWSQRVSTGKLNRWFEDAITENPPPAPGGKRIKLRYITQAKTRPPSFVIFGTRVDDLPESYRRYLVNGIRRELGFGGVPVRLIIRAPKNPYHDKA from the coding sequence ATGCTGCCCAATATCGCTATTATCGGCCGACCGAATGTCGGCAAATCAACCCTGTTCAACCGTCTGGTTGGCAAGAAGCTGGCGCTTGTCGATGATACGCCGGGGGTGACGCGCGACCGACGCGAAGGCGCGGCCAACCTGCTGGGGCTCGAGTTTAATGTCATTGATACGGCGGGTTATGAGGATGAAGATCCGAAAAGCCTTCCCGGCCGGATGCGCAAGCAGACCGAACTCGCGGTTGCCGGCGCGGAGTTGGCTTTGTTCGTGATCGATGGCCGGGCTGGCCTGACCCCGCTCGACGAGGAAATCGCCCGCTGGCTGAGAAGCGCGAAAACACCGGTCGTTCTGCTGGTCAACAAGGCCGAGGGCAAAGCGGCGGAAGCCGGCATATTGGAAAGCTATTCCCTCGGGTTCGGCGATCCGATTCCGTTCAGCGCCGAACATGGCGACGGCATCGCCGACCTGTTTCAGGCGATCCAGCCCTATGTTGAGAATTTCAAGGCGGCTGCCGCCGAAGAGCCGACCGATGAATCGGCGCCGCTGAAACTGGCCATCGTCGGACGTCCCAATGCGGGCAAGTCGACCCTGATAAACAAGATGCTGGATGAGGACCGCATGATCACCGGTCCGGAAGCCGGGATCACGCGCGACAGCATTACCGTCGACTGGGTCTGGCACGACGATGCCCTGACCGAGGAAGAAAAGCTGGATGGTATAGAACCGGACCGGCAAGTGCGGCTGATCGACACCGCCGGCATGCGCAAAAAGGCCAAGGTCAATGACAAGCTCGAGAAGCTTGCCGTGGCAGACGCGCGCCATGCAGTCGACTTTGCCGAAGTAGTGGTGCTTTTGCTCGACGCGACCAAGGGGCTGGAAGCGCAGGACCTGCGGATCGCCGATCATGCGATCCAGGAAGGCCGCTGTCTGGTCATCGGGATCAACAAATGGGATGTCGCCGAAGGGCCGAGCAAATTGTTCAACGGCATCCGTGCAGCGCTTGATGATGGTCTTGCGCAGGTCCGCGATGTGCCGCTGATTGCGGTTTCGGCCTTTACCGGCAAGGGGATCGACCAGTTGATGAAGGCTGCTTTCAAGGCCCGGCGGATCTGGTCGCAGCGGGTTTCAACCGGCAAGCTGAACCGCTGGTTCGAGGACGCGATTACCGAAAATCCGCCGCCGGCACCCGGCGGGAAGCGGATCAAATTGCGCTATATCACCCAGGCCAAGACGCGGCCGCCATCTTTTGTGATTTTCGGGACGCGGGTCGACGATTTGCCGGAAAGCTATCGCCGCTATCTGGTTAACGGTATCCGTCGCGAGTTGGGCTTTGGCGGGGTTCCGGTGCGACTGATCATCCGCGCCCCCAAAAACCCCTATCATGACAAAGCCTGA
- a CDS encoding PQQ-binding-like beta-propeller repeat protein produces MISGKTLTASLLALSLLSGCSILGGGDGESKKNTPTIGKRTPILSGETGAEVDPGLASIAVILPAPAANSEWAQSGGNASKSIGHVALPGSLDRVWTASISGTNKRERLAAAPVISGGRLFVTDTEAMVHAFDAATGSKIWSSQIEVKGDGASSRFGGGTSVLGDVVYATNGVGDVVALNAADGSQIWKVRPAGPLRGSPTISNGNVYVMTQDNQIYALSMVDGSVQWNEAGTVGLAGIFGVAAPAAGQGTVVAGYSSGELTAYRYENGRNLWNDALARTSISTSVATLSDIDADPVIDRGRVFALGQGGRMAAYELVTGQRIWELNIAGITTPVVAGEWVFVLTDDAKLLCIARPNGKVRWISQLAAFKNEKKKKNPITWTGPILAGNRLIVASTEGDVVSISPGEGSSQTLFELDDGVSLPPVVAGGMLYILDDSGRISAFR; encoded by the coding sequence ATGATTTCCGGTAAGACACTGACCGCAAGCCTGCTGGCTCTTTCACTGCTGTCCGGCTGCAGCATTTTGGGCGGCGGCGATGGCGAGAGCAAGAAGAATACGCCGACGATCGGCAAGCGCACGCCGATATTGAGTGGTGAAACCGGCGCGGAAGTCGACCCCGGCCTGGCGTCGATTGCCGTGATCCTGCCTGCGCCTGCCGCCAACAGCGAATGGGCACAGTCGGGCGGCAACGCAAGCAAATCAATCGGTCATGTAGCCTTGCCGGGCAGCCTTGACCGGGTCTGGACCGCGAGCATCAGCGGAACCAACAAGCGGGAACGGCTGGCGGCGGCACCGGTGATATCCGGTGGACGACTGTTCGTCACCGACACCGAAGCAATGGTTCATGCCTTTGATGCTGCAACCGGTTCGAAAATCTGGTCCTCGCAGATCGAGGTGAAGGGCGACGGCGCCTCTTCACGGTTCGGTGGCGGAACCAGTGTTCTGGGCGATGTCGTATATGCAACCAACGGCGTGGGCGATGTAGTCGCGCTCAATGCGGCCGACGGCAGCCAGATATGGAAAGTGCGTCCGGCCGGACCGCTGCGCGGATCGCCAACGATTTCCAACGGCAATGTCTATGTGATGACGCAGGACAACCAGATCTATGCGCTCAGCATGGTTGACGGGTCGGTGCAATGGAATGAAGCGGGCACGGTCGGCCTCGCGGGCATTTTCGGCGTTGCCGCGCCGGCTGCCGGACAGGGTACGGTCGTTGCCGGCTATTCCTCAGGCGAGCTGACCGCCTACCGCTATGAAAATGGCCGTAATCTCTGGAACGACGCGCTCGCGCGCACGAGCATTTCGACATCGGTTGCGACTTTGTCCGATATCGATGCCGATCCGGTGATCGACCGTGGCCGCGTCTTCGCGCTGGGACAGGGCGGTCGCATGGCTGCTTATGAACTGGTTACGGGCCAGCGGATCTGGGAGCTGAACATTGCCGGTATTACCACACCTGTGGTCGCTGGCGAATGGGTGTTCGTGCTGACCGATGACGCAAAATTGCTGTGTATCGCCAGACCGAATGGCAAGGTTCGCTGGATCAGCCAGCTCGCCGCCTTCAAGAACGAGAAAAAGAAGAAAAACCCGATCACCTGGACCGGACCGATATTGGCCGGTAATCGTCTGATCGTGGCCAGCACCGAAGGCGATGTCGTTTCGATATCGCCGGGTGAGGGATCGAGCCAGACGCTGTTTGAACTGGATGACGGCGTTTCGCTGCCGCCAGTCGTTGCGGGTGGCATGCTATATATTCTCGACGACAGCGGCCGAATTTCCGCGTTCCGCTGA
- a CDS encoding tetratricopeptide repeat protein, translating to MAKDKDKAPEEKPDQQEQVFLREVDEAVREDQLKTIVTRYGIWIFAAIVIGLGALAGWIFWQNSQNEDSGLRSEEYVAAIDSIRQNNLDGAATALEPLMEAEQSGYRAAAQLLQANIALEKNDPKKAIAGYAKIVADDSLPKPFRDLALIRQTTAEFDTLKPQQVIDRLKPLAVPGNAWFGSAGEMVAISYLNLNKSDLAGPLFAQLAKDDGVPATIRSRALQMAGVEGIDAVEPDSDDNKAAPPTVVATEGESKE from the coding sequence TTGGCCAAAGACAAAGATAAAGCCCCGGAAGAGAAGCCGGACCAGCAAGAACAGGTGTTTCTGCGGGAAGTCGACGAAGCGGTGCGCGAGGACCAGCTGAAGACGATCGTCACCCGTTACGGAATCTGGATTTTTGCCGCTATTGTCATCGGTCTGGGCGCGCTGGCCGGCTGGATTTTCTGGCAGAATAGCCAGAATGAAGATTCGGGTCTGCGCAGCGAGGAATATGTCGCGGCCATCGACAGCATTCGCCAGAATAATCTGGACGGAGCCGCGACCGCGCTCGAACCGTTGATGGAAGCGGAACAGAGCGGCTATCGCGCCGCGGCGCAGCTGTTGCAGGCTAATATCGCGCTGGAAAAAAATGATCCGAAAAAGGCGATTGCCGGCTATGCCAAGATTGTCGCTGACGACAGTCTGCCGAAGCCGTTTCGTGATCTTGCCCTGATCCGCCAGACGACTGCTGAATTCGACACGCTCAAGCCGCAGCAGGTGATCGACCGGCTGAAGCCGCTTGCGGTTCCGGGCAATGCCTGGTTCGGCAGCGCCGGCGAAATGGTCGCGATATCCTATCTGAATCTGAACAAGTCGGATCTGGCGGGGCCGCTTTTTGCCCAGCTGGCCAAGGACGATGGCGTTCCGGCAACGATCCGGTCGCGTGCTTTGCAGATGGCCGGCGTCGAGGGCATTGACGCTGTCGAACCGGACAGCGATGATAATAAGGCTGCACCGCCAACCGTGGTAGCGACTGAGGGAGAATCCAAGGAATGA
- the panB gene encoding 3-methyl-2-oxobutanoate hydroxymethyltransferase, with product MSTTFKLDTSTSRANPRPQPMRRLSVPKIQGRKVDGVTAEPVVMLTAYTARTAQLLDAHCDMLLVGDSLAQVIYGLDSTIPVTLEMMCNHGAAVVRGSYHSVVVVDMPFGSYESSPEKAYESAARILKETGAAAVKLEGGEVMAETVAFLVQRGIPVVGHVGLTPQAINVLGGYAARGRSDAEAKKIVGDAVALDKAGAFAIVLEGVLEPIAIEATRAVNAITIGIGASAQCDGQVLVTEDMLGMFDRTARFVKRYHNIAEQIDQAAEQYAGEVRERAFPGADQLYQPKK from the coding sequence ATGTCCACAACCTTCAAACTCGATACCTCGACCAGTCGCGCCAACCCCCGGCCACAGCCGATGCGGCGTTTGTCCGTACCGAAAATCCAGGGCCGCAAGGTCGACGGGGTGACAGCAGAGCCGGTGGTCATGCTGACCGCCTATACCGCGCGGACGGCGCAATTGCTCGACGCGCATTGCGATATGCTGCTGGTCGGCGATTCGCTGGCCCAGGTGATCTATGGCCTGGATTCCACCATTCCGGTCACGCTCGAGATGATGTGCAACCATGGGGCGGCGGTGGTCCGGGGCAGCTATCACAGCGTCGTTGTCGTCGACATGCCCTTCGGTTCCTATGAATCCTCGCCGGAAAAAGCCTATGAAAGCGCTGCGCGCATCTTGAAGGAAACCGGTGCGGCTGCGGTCAAGCTTGAAGGCGGTGAAGTGATGGCTGAGACCGTGGCGTTTCTCGTCCAACGCGGCATTCCGGTGGTTGGCCATGTCGGCCTGACGCCCCAGGCGATCAATGTGCTGGGCGGCTATGCCGCGCGCGGGCGCAGCGATGCCGAGGCGAAGAAGATTGTCGGCGACGCGGTGGCCCTCGACAAGGCCGGGGCCTTTGCGATTGTGCTGGAAGGCGTGCTCGAGCCCATCGCAATCGAGGCGACCAGGGCGGTCAATGCGATCACCATCGGCATCGGCGCCTCCGCGCAATGCGATGGCCAGGTGCTGGTCACCGAGGATATGCTGGGCATGTTCGACCGTACCGCCCGCTTTGTGAAACGCTATCACAATATTGCCGAACAAATTGACCAGGCTGCCGAGCAATATGCCGGAGAGGTCAGGGAACGCGCCTTTCCGGGGGCGGATCAACTCTATCAACCGAAAAAATAG
- a CDS encoding glycerophosphodiester phosphodiesterase, which yields MNAATLNGEPPIIIAHRGASGERPEHTLAAYQLAIDQGADFIEPDLVLTRDGILVARHENDISATSDVADRPEFAGRRTVKTIDGSQHDGWFTEDFTLAELKTLRARERLPDLRPGNMQYDGQYEIPTFEEVLQLLEAHAAKTGRRIGVYPETKHPSYFAALGLNHDEPLLKLLQQYGYDGADDPVFIQSFEVGNLQVLNGKTGVRLVQLVASEGGPPDMAGQSYAAMITAAGLKDMARYADGIGPSKDMVIGRNAIGRLGAPTGLVEAAHKAGLAVHPWTFRRENYFLPTDFKSGIDPRDTGDLAGEIRAYIATGIDGLFSDNPAQAVTAARR from the coding sequence ATGAATGCAGCAACGTTGAACGGAGAGCCTCCGATCATCATTGCCCATCGCGGTGCCAGCGGCGAGCGACCCGAACATACGCTGGCCGCCTACCAGCTGGCGATCGACCAGGGCGCGGATTTTATCGAACCGGATCTGGTGTTGACCCGGGACGGCATTTTGGTGGCTCGGCATGAAAATGACATCAGCGCGACCAGCGATGTTGCCGACCGGCCGGAATTTGCCGGCCGCAGGACCGTCAAAACCATTGATGGCAGCCAGCATGACGGCTGGTTTACCGAAGATTTCACGCTTGCCGAGCTGAAGACATTGCGGGCCAGGGAACGGCTGCCCGACCTGCGGCCGGGCAATATGCAATATGATGGCCAGTACGAGATCCCGACCTTTGAAGAGGTGCTGCAACTGCTCGAAGCGCATGCGGCCAAGACGGGCAGGCGGATTGGCGTCTACCCGGAGACCAAGCATCCGAGCTATTTTGCAGCGCTGGGGCTGAACCATGACGAACCCTTGCTGAAACTGCTCCAGCAATATGGCTATGACGGAGCTGATGATCCGGTCTTCATCCAGTCGTTCGAAGTCGGCAATTTGCAGGTATTGAACGGCAAGACCGGTGTCCGGCTGGTGCAGCTGGTGGCGAGCGAGGGCGGGCCACCGGACATGGCCGGGCAAAGCTATGCGGCCATGATCACGGCGGCGGGATTGAAGGACATGGCCCGCTATGCCGACGGGATCGGACCATCCAAGGATATGGTGATCGGTCGCAATGCCATCGGCCGGCTGGGCGCGCCGACCGGACTGGTCGAGGCCGCGCACAAGGCCGGCCTTGCAGTGCATCCCTGGACCTTTCGTCGTGAAAATTATTTTCTGCCGACCGATTTCAAGAGCGGCATCGATCCGCGCGATACGGGCGATCTCGCGGGTGAAATCCGGGCCTATATCGCTACGGGGATCGACGGATTGTTCAGCGACAATCCCGCGCAGGCGGTGACAGCCGCCAGGCGATAA
- a CDS encoding DUF427 domain-containing protein: MVQAKWNGAVIADSDDTVVVEGNHYFPRDSVWSKYLMYSDSTSHCPWKGDAAYHSLIVEGEINEDAAWYYPAPKEAAAEIAGRIAFWNGVEVG, encoded by the coding sequence ATGGTTCAGGCAAAATGGAATGGCGCGGTGATCGCCGACAGTGACGATACGGTCGTAGTGGAAGGCAATCACTATTTTCCCCGCGATTCCGTCTGGTCGAAATATCTGATGTACAGCGATAGCACGAGCCATTGTCCCTGGAAGGGTGATGCCGCCTATCATAGCCTGATCGTCGAGGGCGAGATCAACGAGGATGCGGCCTGGTACTATCCGGCGCCCAAGGAAGCAGCTGCGGAAATTGCAGGACGGATCGCGTTCTGGAACGGTGTCGAGGTCGGCTAG
- a CDS encoding metal-dependent hydrolase — MPTVMSHAAVPLAGALILGRSRLSVPVIATGLLFAMLPDADVAGFGFGIEYGDSWGHRGATHSLLFAAVAALFATAVLRPQRYGLVAAFLFVSMASHGLLDMFTNGGLGVAIYWPFEASRHFAPFTPIAVSPIGISDFISGRGIKVLYSEAIWVWIPLTLVAVAAYGIRKRTGTWFRQNGMAR, encoded by the coding sequence ATGCCGACGGTCATGTCCCATGCCGCCGTGCCGCTTGCCGGCGCGTTGATATTGGGACGAAGCCGGCTGTCTGTGCCGGTGATCGCGACAGGTCTGTTATTTGCCATGCTGCCCGATGCCGATGTTGCCGGCTTTGGGTTTGGCATCGAATATGGAGACAGCTGGGGACATCGCGGCGCGACGCACAGTCTTCTTTTTGCTGCTGTTGCAGCGCTGTTTGCCACAGCCGTGCTGCGACCACAACGATATGGTCTGGTGGCGGCTTTCCTGTTTGTCTCGATGGCCTCGCACGGGTTGCTCGACATGTTCACCAATGGCGGGCTGGGCGTGGCGATCTATTGGCCGTTCGAAGCGTCACGCCATTTCGCTCCCTTTACCCCGATTGCCGTATCGCCGATCGGGATTTCCGATTTTATCAGTGGCCGTGGCATCAAAGTGTTATATTCCGAAGCTATCTGGGTTTGGATACCGCTGACACTGGTTGCCGTGGCAGCTTATGGTATCAGGAAAAGGACAGGCACATGGTTCAGGCAAAATGGAATGGCGCGGTGA
- a CDS encoding ArsC family reductase: MSNETKMYGISNCDTIKKARNWMEKNGINYVFHDYKKSGISKEKLEMWVMQVGWEALVNKRGTTFRKLPDMVKENIGDDTAVMVMAENPSMIKRPVLEHGDELVVGFKASDYEAAGLTARNS; encoded by the coding sequence ATGAGCAACGAAACCAAAATGTACGGCATTTCCAATTGCGACACGATCAAAAAGGCGCGCAACTGGATGGAGAAAAACGGCATCAACTATGTCTTCCACGACTATAAAAAGTCGGGGATCAGCAAGGAAAAGCTGGAAATGTGGGTGATGCAGGTGGGCTGGGAAGCGCTGGTCAACAAGCGCGGCACCACTTTCCGCAAGCTGCCCGACATGGTGAAGGAAAATATCGGCGACGATACCGCGGTGATGGTGATGGCGGAAAATCCCAGCATGATCAAACGGCCGGTGCTGGAACATGGCGACGAGCTGGTCGTCGGTTTCAAGGCGTCGGATTATGAAGCAGCAGGTCTGACCGCGCGCAACAGCTGA
- the nth gene encoding endonuclease III domain-containing protein, whose amino-acid sequence MQLDSGPAHRTEILRRMHGRLIERFGRVMPVDDTRRDPMWVLVQGVIGARAKTAVSNANTDRLIAEYGSWERVAEAPFEQLRGLLQTATFPAMAAERLKACLNEIIARCGKASLEHLEPMETAEAMDWLETLPGIARKISAGIMNTSHFNRRALVLDSGHRRVVQRMGLVPAKADTTRAYDALMPLMPPEWSAEDLDEHHLLGKRLAQTICRPKRPDCLSCPLRADCETGSATLSG is encoded by the coding sequence ATGCAACTCGACTCTGGTCCCGCTCACCGCACCGAGATTTTGCGCCGGATGCACGGCAGGCTGATCGAGCGGTTTGGCCGGGTGATGCCGGTCGACGATACGCGCCGCGACCCGATGTGGGTCCTGGTCCAGGGCGTAATCGGCGCGCGCGCGAAAACCGCGGTGTCCAACGCCAATACCGATCGATTGATCGCCGAATATGGATCGTGGGAGCGCGTTGCCGAGGCTCCTTTCGAGCAGTTGCGGGGTCTTCTGCAGACCGCCACTTTCCCGGCAATGGCGGCGGAGCGGCTCAAGGCCTGCCTCAACGAAATTATCGCGCGGTGCGGCAAGGCCAGCCTGGAGCATCTTGAACCGATGGAAACGGCCGAAGCGATGGATTGGCTGGAGACTTTGCCCGGGATTGCGCGCAAGATCAGCGCCGGGATCATGAACACCAGCCATTTCAATCGCCGGGCGCTGGTGCTCGATTCCGGCCACCGGCGCGTGGTGCAGCGGATGGGGCTGGTGCCGGCCAAGGCCGATACGACCCGGGCCTATGACGCGCTGATGCCGCTGATGCCGCCCGAATGGTCGGCGGAGGATCTGGACGAGCATCATCTGCTCGGCAAGCGTCTGGCCCAGACGATCTGCCGGCCGAAACGACCGGATTGTCTGTCCTGTCCGCTGCGCGCCGATTGCGAGACGGGGTCGGCAACGCTGTCGGGCTGA
- a CDS encoding zinc-dependent alcohol dehydrogenase family protein — protein sequence MKAIQLHAPASLDNLKLVDLPEPAAPGPGEIAVRLRASSLNYHDYAVVKGMIPTGENRIPMSDGAGEVTAVGEGVSEFKVGDLVVSTFFPEWIDGAPPEGGFKRVPGDGIDGYAVEQAVGPTTSWTHAPKGYSAAEAATLTCAGLTAWRALFVDGCVKPGDRVLVQGTGGVSIFALQFAKAAGATVIATSSSNDKLKRLQELGADHLINYKQVEAWGPKVLELTGGKGVDCVVEIGGPGTLDQSMVATRIGGHIALIGVLTGFAGPVQTGLLMGKNLRVQGLTVGSRTQQQDMIAAIEANGLKPVLDKSFPLADLGDAFRHQESGQHFGKIIVDI from the coding sequence ATGAAAGCCATCCAACTCCACGCTCCCGCATCGCTCGACAATCTCAAGCTGGTCGACCTGCCGGAACCGGCAGCGCCCGGTCCCGGCGAAATCGCGGTGCGGTTGCGGGCGTCCAGCCTCAACTATCATGATTATGCGGTGGTCAAGGGGATGATCCCGACCGGCGAAAACCGCATCCCGATGTCCGATGGCGCCGGTGAGGTCACCGCGGTGGGCGAGGGGGTCAGCGAGTTCAAGGTCGGCGATCTGGTGGTCTCGACGTTCTTCCCCGAGTGGATCGACGGCGCGCCGCCCGAAGGCGGGTTCAAGCGGGTGCCCGGCGACGGGATTGACGGCTATGCGGTCGAGCAGGCGGTTGGCCCGACGACCTCGTGGACCCATGCGCCGAAAGGCTATAGCGCCGCCGAGGCCGCGACCCTGACCTGCGCGGGACTTACTGCCTGGCGCGCGCTGTTTGTCGATGGCTGCGTGAAACCGGGCGATAGGGTGCTGGTGCAGGGCACCGGCGGCGTGTCGATTTTTGCGTTGCAATTTGCCAAGGCGGCGGGCGCGACGGTGATCGCGACGTCTTCGTCCAATGACAAGCTGAAGCGACTGCAGGAGCTCGGTGCGGATCATCTGATCAATTACAAGCAAGTCGAAGCCTGGGGGCCAAAGGTGCTCGAACTTACCGGCGGCAAGGGCGTTGATTGCGTCGTCGAGATCGGTGGGCCGGGTACGCTCGACCAGTCGATGGTGGCAACCCGGATCGGTGGTCATATTGCCCTGATCGGCGTGCTCACCGGCTTTGCCGGGCCGGTGCAGACCGGCCTGCTGATGGGCAAGAACCTGCGCGTGCAGGGCCTGACCGTCGGCAGCCGCACGCAACAGCAGGACATGATCGCGGCGATTGAAGCCAATGGCCTGAAACCGGTGCTCGACAAATCCTTCCCGCTCGCCGATCTGGGCGATGCCTTCCGCCATCAGGAATCGGGGCAGCATTTCGGCAAGATCATTGTCGATATCTGA
- a CDS encoding GIY-YIG nuclease family protein has product MRAIVRPWHSGLTCFNARTGIFDAGHSDNLEARVAAHQSGAFGGYTYSRRPVALVWSETFGTREEALAAERQIKGWSRAKKRALIDGDWDLISELARCRSRG; this is encoded by the coding sequence GTGCGCGCTATCGTGCGGCCATGGCATTCTGGACTTACATGCTTCAATGCGCGGACGGGCATTTTTGATGCCGGTCACAGCGATAATCTGGAAGCCCGTGTTGCCGCTCACCAGTCTGGCGCGTTTGGCGGATATACTTACAGCCGTCGCCCGGTTGCGCTGGTCTGGAGCGAAACTTTCGGAACGCGCGAAGAAGCTCTTGCCGCAGAGCGTCAGATCAAGGGCTGGTCGCGGGCGAAGAAGCGGGCTTTGATTGATGGAGACTGGGATTTGATATCCGAACTGGCTCGGTGTCGGTCGCGGGGATAG